The nucleotide window AGCCCAGCGCCGTGGCACGAGGGGAGCGGCCTACCCGGTTATGGCGCAATCCTCACCTCGCTGTTCGTCGCCCAGACGACCCTGCTGATCGCCCTCGGAGCTGTGCTGCTCCGGGCCCGGGACCGGCGGCGGGGTGCCGTCCCACTGCTCGGGCTGGGCGCGTTGGTGATCGCGGCCAGCGCGGTCAGTCTGGCGGTGGCGGTGTCCGCCGAGTTGGTCTACCGGGTGGCGGATCTTTTGGACCGCGACGCACCGACCGGAGAGGGCCTGGCCTCCGGTCTGCCGCCGGCGCTGACCTGGGCGATCTTCGGCTTCTTCCGGGCAGTGCTGTTCACGCTTGTGGTGGCGGTTCCGGTCATCCTGATCTCCCGACGCCGCCGTCGCCGTGCTGCGGCGGCGATTGTCGCCTGCGACTACCCGGATCGCCCGCCCGGAGCAGCGACCCGACTGCGGCAGGTGCGCAATGCGATAGCCAGGGCTCGCTTCACGGAAAGACTCATCCCATTGGCCGTGGTTTACGCCTGCCTGGCCGGGATCGGCACGGCCACCACCACCGTCGGTCTGCTGGATCTGCTCCCGAGCGAATCCGTGCAGCGGTACGCACGGCTGCCCGGTGACCTGATCACCTTCTCCATCGCGTTCGGGAGCTGGGGGATCGCCGCGATCATCCTCGGCCTGGCCGTCGGCGGAATCTTCGCCTACCGGACAGTCGAATTCAGGCGCCACGTTGGTGTGCTGTGGGACCTGGGGACGTTCTGGCCCCGGGCCGCCCACCCGTTCGCGCCACCCTGCTACGCCGAACGAGCCGTGCCGGAGCTGACCCGACGAATCACGTACCTGGTCGGACGCGGCAACCCCGTGCTGCTCACCGCCCACAGCCACGGTTCGGTCCTGGCCGCCGCGACAATGCTCCAGTTGCCGCCCCAGGTCAGCAGCCGAGTCGCTCTCCTGACCCATGGGTCACCACTTCGTCGACTCTACGCGCGACTGTTCCCCGCCTTCGTCGACGACGAGGTGCTGCACGAGATCGGCGCGAGAGTCGGGTGGCGGTGGGTGAACCTGTGGCGCGACACCGATTCGATGGGCGGCTGGATATTCTCCGCCCACCGCACCGGCGGGCCGGTCACCGTCGGCCGGCCGGCGGCAACTGTGGACCGCCGGCTACGAGATCCCGCCGATGTGGTGGCGCCACCTGGCGACAGCGTGCCGCCACCGATCCAGGGACACCGGCCCTGCGGATCGGACCGGCGGTACGCCGAAACGGCCCGCGAGTTGATCGAGCGCCTTCGCCAGCCGATGGACTCGGGACCGCCTCCGGGCGACCCGTCGACCGGGCGATGACACGGTTCACAGGGTAGTGAATCCCTTCCGCCAGGAGGGATAGGTCGGGATCCAGCCGAGCTGTGTGCGGGCGTGGTGGTTGCTCGCTCCCCGCGCCCAGCCATGCCGCTCGCCCCCGGTCACCGCTGGCGCCGGCACACCGGCCGCCGCGCAGAACGCGGGCACCCACTGCGACGCGGCGGCGGGCTCGTCGTCGCAGACGTTGACGACGCCGGCAGGCCACTCCAGAGCGGCGAGCGCGGCGGCGACGGCGTCGTCGATGTGCAGCAGGCTACTCACGTCCGCGTCGGCGGGGACTTTGCCGGCGGCGGCGAACTGGGCCATCATGCCGTCGCGGGCGTACCAGGTGTCCGGGCCGTAGAGGGTGCCGTACCTCAGCACGACCCACTCGGGCGCCTCCTGGACGGCGGATTCGAGCGCGGCGGCACCACCCACGCTCGTCTGGCGCGGCTCTGCGGCGCCGAGGTCGAGCGGGGTCTGTTCGGTGGCGGGTTCGTCGCCCGGCTCGTACGCCCAGGCGATGCTCTGTGCCACGATCCGGCGTACCCCGGCGGCGAGCGCCGCGTCGACCAGGTTGCGGGTCCCGGTCCGACGCAGCCGCGAATTGGCGGCGAAGTCGCCGGTGCTCAGGTTGGTGAGCTGGTGCATCACCACGTCGGGCCGGGCGTCGCGCACGGCGGCCGCCACGGCGTCGCGGTCGAGCACGTCGACGGCGACCGGGCCGTTGCGGGCCAACCCGATGACCTCATGCCCCTGGGCGGTCAGGAGTGGCTCGAGCCGGCGGCCAATGACGCCTGTCGAACCGGCGAGAACGATACGCATGACTGTGCTTCTCCGTCAGTTCGGCCGGGGTGAGCGGCGGTCCCTACGCTGTTCGAGTTCCTCGGGGCTCACCAGCACCAGCATTTCCCGGTCGGGTGCACACACCATGACGACCAGGAATGTGGTCACCCGATCGGGCAGGTTGTTGGCGGCCTGGTAGTGGATGACGTCGCCGCCGGGCTCCCAGAACGCCTCACCGGCCTTGATCACCCGTTCGGGCTCGCCCTCCAGCTCGAAGATCATCTCGCCCTCGAGGAGGTAGCCGAAGACCGGGCCGGAGTGCCGGTGCGGTGGCGTGCCCGGATCGCCCGGGGGTAGTTCGATCGTCGCTGTCATCACGTGCGAGCCCTCCGGCAGTTCCGGCGGCGTGGCCGTGCCCAGCAGCACGATCTCGTTGTTTCCGATCTTCATGGTCTGCATGAATCGAACGTATCCCCGACCGGACCAACGGGATGGACCAGTTAGCGTCCGGCCTGATGGACCAGTTGGCAGAGCCCGGACAGTGCCTCCGTCCAGGCATGAGCCGGTGGCGCCGCGTACCCGAGGACCAGGGCCGCCGCCTGCCGCTCGTCGACCGGATCGTGCCAGTAGCCGTTACCGTGCAGGCCGATCAGCCGAAGCCCCTGGCGGCGTCCGGCCTGGATCAGCCGGCGCTCCTCCGCCACGGACGCCAACGGCAGCAGCGCGTGCATGCCGGCCGCGATGCCCTCCAGTGGGGTCGCCGTCACCTCGGCCAGGCGGTCGGCCAGCTCGGTCCGCCGACGCCGGTAGGTCAGGCGCATGCGGCGGATGTGCCTGTCGTAGTCGCCGTGCGTGAGCAGGTCGGCCATGGCGAGCTGGTCGATCGCGGAGACTGCCGCGCCGGCCTCC belongs to Micromonospora ureilytica and includes:
- a CDS encoding cupin domain-containing protein produces the protein MQTMKIGNNEIVLLGTATPPELPEGSHVMTATIELPPGDPGTPPHRHSGPVFGYLLEGEMIFELEGEPERVIKAGEAFWEPGGDVIHYQAANNLPDRVTTFLVVMVCAPDREMLVLVSPEELEQRRDRRSPRPN
- a CDS encoding NAD-dependent epimerase/dehydratase family protein; translated protein: MRIVLAGSTGVIGRRLEPLLTAQGHEVIGLARNGPVAVDVLDRDAVAAAVRDARPDVVMHQLTNLSTGDFAANSRLRRTGTRNLVDAALAAGVRRIVAQSIAWAYEPGDEPATEQTPLDLGAAEPRQTSVGGAAALESAVQEAPEWVVLRYGTLYGPDTWYARDGMMAQFAAAGKVPADADVSSLLHIDDAVAAALAALEWPAGVVNVCDDEPAAASQWVPAFCAAAGVPAPAVTGGERHGWARGASNHHARTQLGWIPTYPSWRKGFTTL